Part of the Leucoraja erinacea ecotype New England chromosome 15, Leri_hhj_1, whole genome shotgun sequence genome, CTGTACCTTAGGCATCCTTACATTCAAAACGTTTTCCATTGGTAGAAGTGATCAATATTCTCCTCTTCTGTTTAGAGATAGCCAGATCCTAGTAGGTAGAGTGACAGTCAGATTTTGATGTGGTCCAATTGTACCATTTGCAAATTCTTAACACTGTAACAACATGTAAAACAAGTGTTAAAAAAGCCACAGACTCAttcagtgtggatacaggccttttggcccaacgtgtctatgccgaccaacacTTGTCCCAACTGCCggtgtttagtccatatcccactaaccctatcctatccatgtaattgtccaaatgttttataaatgttgAAATAATACCAGCCTCAACCTCCTCCTTCAGCAGACCATTCCatttacctaccaccctttgtgtaaaagaaagttgcccctcaggtttctattaactgtttcccccccccttaccttaaacataAGCTGGTTCTTCCGAAGATGGccccaaaacgctggagtaactcagcaggacaggcagcatatctggatagaaggaatgggtgacggttctggtcaagaccctccaTTCTCCGGTTCTTGatccatttacccgatctattcctcttatgcttttatacacctctacaagaataccacatcctcctgtgctccaaggaataaagtcccagcctacttaacatctccctatagcacaggcccttgagtcctggcaacatcctcgtaaatcttatctgcatAATTATTTCCTGTGTAACTCTCTTTTCCAGTGTAACAACTTTCCCacaacaggatgaccaaaactgaacaaaatgctcgaatgtggcctcaccaatgacctaatattcaatattctgactgatggagACCAATATGCAGAGAGAGTTCTTCGATGTAGGACCCTCTACATATTACCTAATGAAACTTTCCTCAACACAGttgacaaattctgccccatcgaAACTCTTTACAATATGATGtttccagtcaatattgggaaagttaaaatccccaactATGACAACTTTGTTTATCCTGCAggtgcctgcaatctcctggttTATTTACTCTTCTTGttctcttcttcctcttcccgttgactatttgcgAGCTTGTAGTATACTCCATACAGGGTGATCATCCCGTTCTTATTTCTATGTTCCACCCATATCGCCTCACTGGACGAGCCATCAGTAATGTTATCTTGCCCACTGCCGTGACATCTTCATTCAATAAAGCAacatcaccttctctctctccctctcctgtaGCATATGTACTCCAGATCATTGAGCTACAAGCCCTGTCCCTCTCTTCaccaggtttctgtaatggctgcAACATCGCGGTCGCCTGCTCCTATCTATGTCCCAGGTTCATCTGCCTGCCCCAGCAGGCCTCTCGCATTAAAGTAAGTGCAATTCAAACCAACAGACCTTCCTTGCTCCCTACCTATCAGGATGCTCTAACCATCCATACTGACATCCAGCCTCTAACCAGCCATGGTCCTGCTTAGGATCGCACCCACTGccaattcagtttaaaccaatccGTGTAGTACTAGTAAACCTgatgccaggatattggttcctcGCCAGTTACAATGCACCCCAACCCTCTTGTACAGGTAAACTCAGACCCAGAAGATAGCCTAATGGTCCTGAAATATGAAtgcctgccccctgcaccaactactCAGCCACACATACATCTCCACTATCTTCCTGCTCCTATCCTCAATAGCATGtggcactggaagcaatccagagatcagTACCCTGGCTTTTTTGCCTTTTACCTAACTCCCTATACTCATTTTGCAATACCTCATTCCTTTTCCTAATTATGTAATTTGGGCCAAAgctatatctctatatctctctgcatcaccgtcgctatatctattttctctttcccctgactctcagtctgaagggtctcgacccgaaacgtcacccattccttctctccagctatgctgcctgccccgctgagtaactccagcatttgttgtctgtCTCCAGTTTATTTGATGCAGACACGCTCCCTATTCCACTTCATTGAGGGACGCTCCCTGTTTCACTTCATTGAGGGACGCTCCCTATTCCACTTCATTGAGGGACGCTCCCTGTTCCTCTTCATTGAGGGACGCTCCCTGTTTCACTTCATTGAGGGACGCTCCCTGTTTCACTTCATTGAGGGACGCTCCCTGTTCCTCTTCATTGAGGGACGCTCCCTGTTTCTCACGCTGCGCACGCGCTGTCGGTTGTCAACCGCCGAGTCTGCAGCTTTTCCGGTGCGAAACGGCAAAAAGAGGAGTTTGGCGGCGACGGTTAACGAATGAAATAGTTACCATCTCAAGTAGGGGTCAGGGCGCAAAGTTTGGAGTCGTACTGTGGCCGTTTCCTACCTGAAATTGCCGAAGCTGCTGATGTTTCCGCAGTTTGTCAGGCGGCGCAGTTACGCTCGCCTACCTGTTGCGTCACTTCTCGCCAGACGCCAGCCGCAAGCGCGCATGCGCGGCCTCCCATCGCGTGAATGATTGGCGTGCAGGCTGCACCAATAGGATGCAGGGAGGACCCGCCCATTGCCCACCCTCCAACCAACCAGACTGCGCAGAGCGGGCGTTTCTATCAATTGTACGGAAACTTTCATCATTATTTTTCATGGGATGGGAACAGGAttaagccattcaacccatcaagtctagtcaagtctatttgtcacatacacatacgagatgtgcagtgaaatgaaaagtggcaatgcttgcggactttgtgcaaaaagacaaacaaacaaacaaccaaacaaactacaaactacgccattcaatcatggctgatctatctatttcccctaaccccattcgcctgccttctccacataacagccgtactaataaaaaatatatctatctctgccttaaaaataaccattgacttagcctccacagccttctgtggcataaaagtccacagattcaccaccctctgatcctcagactaaataaattcctccgcatctcctacctaaaggaactgcctttaattatgaggccatTACCTCAATTCCGAGACTCACACTGGTGAAAACATCATTTTCACACCTACTCTTCgagctaaatgaatcaagggatatggagggaaaACAGGAAttgttcttggttcttgattttagatgatcagccatgatcatattgaatggcggtgctgggccgaatggccgactgcgcctatttttctatgtttactctatccaagcctttcaatattcttaTTCCTATTACTAGGTaacgtgaagatagacacaacatactgaagttactcagtgggacaggcagcatcttcctgTCTGTAGTTTAAGaatacatgatcatattgaatggcgatgcaggctcgaaggggcgaatggcctactcctgcacatattttctatgttttctatgtttctatgtttctatgtaagaggggtctcgacccaaaacgtcacccattccttccatccagagatgtcgcgtgtcccgctgagttactccagcattttgtgtagatCTTTCATGTAAACCGGTATGTGCAATGCCTTCCTACACACGTCAGTATTTAAGGTGATTTATTTTACATACCATTAAAAAAAACGTTGCATGTTTTGGTATTGGTTTGAGGCGAGGGTGCCTCTGCCGTCTAAAACAAATCGTCATTATGTGCGAATTAGATAAAGAGGGAATTTTATCGAAGTCTTGCAAAAATACCAAGTGGTCCGGTAATCAGTGTACATAGGAATAGAATTATAAAGGGCAAGGGTGGATTCAGTGGGCAAAAGAGTATCttagcccactcactcaatcagaAATGTTACCTGAGAAGTTTATAAACCTAAAAGCAAGGACCTTTTtcggttcttgatttgtaaggataTCAAAGGTTActgagagaaggcaagagaatggggttgagggagaaaaatagatcgaatggtggagccaaCTTGAAGGActgaaatggcctaattctactcctatgtcttatgatcttatcttATGAACTTATCCATTGCTGAGTGCTCATTCCCAAAAATATGTAATCCTCATATGTCCCTCAACCTACAAGGTATGGGACCATACCCCCAAGTTTTCCTGATGTTTAGCCTCAGACCACAAGGCTCCTTGTTCACCATTTCGAGGCACAAGAGAAGGAGAGGTTATGCATTGACTGGACAACATTAACTCACTTAGCACTGCAACAGCCAGGGGAGTATGCACACACGCATCAGACATTTAGCGACACACTCGTGTTTTTCAGGCACATAGATCATTGCATTGGCCAGTGATACACAGAGATGTGGGGATATGGAGTACATGTCCACACACCCCTATAGGACAAGTAGATGAGAATGGCAATGGCAGAAGATGAGACTATTATTTATTACATGTTACATATGCAAGATATGTCAAACTGTATAAAATGCTGGTTTGGCATTTGGATGTGACAGCACTAGGGGTGATGCAGAGATAGCAAATTATTTTCTCGACTTCAAAACAAAGTATACCttatagtgaagatagacacaaaattctggagtaactcagcgggacaggcagcatctctggagtgaaggaatggatgacgtcacccctttcttctctccagagatgttgcctgtcccgctggcttacttcagcattttgtgtttatcttcgatttaaaccagcatctgcagttccttcccgcacttaTGTACCTTATGCGATAGCGCAGGAAGGGGCGAAccatcccgcggagtgacagtAGAAGGGACCAATCCGCGCAGCACTGAATGGCAGGAGAAAccatcgatctgcgcacgcgcggtttttaagatttgtaATCTTCGATAACTTTATCAGCTTCCACCGACCGGAACGGATCTTGGCGCAGTCGCAgtataggagaacggtgagtaagctggcaaaaaaatCGTAGCGGTagcgcgtaccgtttttgcgcaaatagaattgCCGCCAAAACGTAAGataacttgttctggacttccccaacatcgggaacaatcttcctgcatctagcctgtccaatcccttaagaattttgtaagtttgtataagatcccccctcaatcttctaaattctagcgagtacaaaccgagtctatccagtctttcttcactttcatatgaagaaagattggatagactcggtttgtactcgctagaatttagaagattgaggggggatattatagaaacttacaaaattcttaagagtttggacaggctagatgcaggaagattgttcccgatgttggggaagtccagaacaaggggtcacagtttaaggataagggggaaatcttttaggaccgggatgaggaaaacctttttcacacagagagtggtgaatctctggaattctctgccgcaggaggtagttaaggccagttcattggctatatttaagagttagatgtggcccttgtggctaaagggatcaggggttatggagaaaaggcaggaacaggatactgagttggatgatcagccatgatcatattgaatggcggtgcaggctcgaagggccgaatggcctactcctgcacctattttctatgtttctataacaaaatCAGAGGTTGAGTCATGTATAGGTAGACAGAAGATAGATAGGTTGACATTTATTACTTTCGTGAAGTAAACAACTTAGAAACAAAATTGAATTGACACTGGACCGCTTTCTTTAACTCCTCTCTGAATTTCCTTTGAATCGCTGCATAGATAAACGTGTTGGTGCAAGAGCTCAGAAGCTGCAGCATGTTCCCGGTTTCCTGGAGAATAAAGCGGGGGTCATTGAAACTTCGGAAGTTGTAGTCATTGACAATGCGCACGCGCAAAAACTGTATGACATACGTCATCCACAGCAGGATGAAACTCCCCGAGATGGTAAACAGCAAAACGATGGACTTCTTCCTGCTCTCCATTTGTGGGTCACTCTGAATCTCTCCGTTGCCCTGCGCCCGCAGTCTCTTGCGAGCTCTACTGGCCGTCAGAATGTATCTGACCGTTAGAGCATTGAGCAGCAAAATCAGGAGGAATGGGAGCCAGGGGGTCAAAATACTATCGAACCAGTCAAATGCTGTCCACACGGGTGAGGTGTATCGGATGTCCTTAATTCTGCAATACCATGGGACATTGTCGACCACATAGATCGGCTCGTGTATGAAGTAAAATGGGATGTTGGTCAAACAGCCCAGTGTACAGATGGTCCCTATAACCACTGCCGCCGTCCGTTCGGTGCAATACTTCGCTTTAAAGTTCTGGCAGCAAATAGCTacaaatcgatcaaaggtgaagCTGACAGTTAACCAGACAGAGCTGACCCTGGCCGCAAAGGTTAGCACGTTGCTGACACTACACACAGGAGTGATCGAGAGGAAACTGCCCGGGAAATACATCCCACTGAGTCGGTTGATTATCACAGCGGTGATAATGACGAAAAGATCAGTCACCGCCATGGAGACCAGGTAACGAGTGATACACCGGGAGAGGCCGCACCTTcctcgggacaggatcacaattgcCACTAAATTAGCTGCACacaagagagagacagacagagagagaaagaatagAGAAAGACAAGTTAGTGGAACTTAGTGGAGTGGCTGTTACTGAGGAGAAGATGCATGGGGaaactgaaagggctgaaggtgagtataggagcagggaggttctactgcagttgtacaggatcttggtgagaccacacctggagtattgcgtgcagttttggtctccaaatctgaggaaggacattattgccatagagggagtgcagagaaggttcaccagactgattccggggatgtcaggactgtcttatgaagaaagactggatagacttggtttatactctctagaatttaggagattgagaggggatcttatagaaacttacaaaattcttaaggggttggacaggctagatgcaggtagattgttcccgatgttgtggaagtccaggacaaggggtcacagcttaaggataagggggaaatcctttaaaaccgagatgaggagaacttttttcacacagagagtggtgaatctctggaactctctgccacagagggtagttgaggccagttcattggctatatttaagagggagttagatgtggcccttgtggccagggggatcagagggtatggagagaaggcaggtacgggatattgagttggatgatcagccatgatcatattgaatggcggtgcaggctcgaagggccgaatggcctactcctgcaactcatttctatgtttctatgtttctaagtcacctGGGTCGGATAGATTGCACCCTAGCGTTCTGAAataggtggctttagagattgtggaggcattgatactgatatttcaggaatcactaCAGTCAGCAGTGATCCCACATGTTTGGAAAAGTGCCCATATTACCCCGCGGCACAAAAAGGGAGCAAAGCAGGATAGTGCGAACtttaggccggttagtctgacttcagtgttTGGAAGGATTTTAGagcccattataaaggatgaggttacgcagtacttagaagttcacgataaaataggccgaagtcagtGTGGCTTTGTGAAGGTGAGGTCTTGCTTgagaaatttgctggaattctagGCTTTCTGGAATTGTATACTTAGATTTCCAGAAAGCCTTTCATAAGGTGCCACGCGTTAGGCTGCTAGATGAGACGAGAAGATAATGCCCACTGTTTCACTgtatgaagaaagcgaatggtatgttagcattcatagcaaagggatttgagtataggagcagggaggttctgctgcagttgtacagggtcttggtgagaccacacctggagtattgcgtacagttttggtctcctaatctgaggaaatacattattgccatagagggagtacagggaaggttcaccagactgattccatgggatgtcatgttgaggctctataatgcGCGGGTATGgacgtatttggaacattgtgagcaatGTTTTGGCAGTCTATCTGGGGAAGGAtgcgttggctctggagaggatctagaggaggaggtttacaataatgatcccaggaatgagtaggttaacctatgatgagcgtttgtcggcactgggcctgtactcgatgtTTAGATGAAAGAGGTGAGCTCATTGAAGCATTCAGAATGGTGAAATGCTTtatttagagtggatgtggaaaggatcttTCAACCAGAAAATATAGGACTagaggcctcagaattaaaggacgtccctttaaGATGGAAATTAGGTGAAA contains:
- the LOC129703867 gene encoding probable G-protein coupled receptor 139, whose product is MHAPPTGLPYAIYYTVLAVVAIPANLVAIVILSRGRCGLSRCITRYLVSMAVTDLFVIITAVIINRLSGMYFPGSFLSITPVCSVSNVLTFAARVSSVWLTVSFTFDRFVAICCQNFKAKYCTERTAAVVIGTICTLGCLTNIPFYFIHEPIYVVDNVPWYCRIKDIRYTSPVWTAFDWFDSILTPWLPFLLILLLNALTVRYILTASRARKRLRAQGNGEIQSDPQMESRKKSIVLLFTISGSFILLWMTYVIQFLRVRIVNDYNFRSFNDPRFILQETGNMLQLLSSCTNTFIYAAIQRKFREELKKAVQCQFNFVSKLFTSRK